One genomic window of Heptranchias perlo isolate sHepPer1 chromosome 12, sHepPer1.hap1, whole genome shotgun sequence includes the following:
- the LOC137327692 gene encoding leucine-rich repeat-containing protein 10B, whose protein sequence is MKMGSAFQKVASALTCSSDDELSCISNDMDEVMADRMLDASHKKIKRLPVPICSFTYVEKLYISNNRLRELPNEFEQLVNLKILALDFNKFEDVPKVVCNMQNLTRLYLGSNRLMTIPPEFRNLENLRCLWIESNYFRKFPKQLINMPSLKSLQMGDNKLKSLPEDLVRFISLRGFWLYGNRFEDFPKVLLKMEFLEILDVDKNKLTEFPNMEHLSRLKLLSYDHNPAKHPPKVADGVTLVGEGAEELLAARAQQNEENEENDELLHGILKNGSTALETEGSFSALDCSQEET, encoded by the coding sequence ATGAAAATGGGGAGTGCGTTTCAGAAGGTTGCCTCCGCCTTAACTTGCAGCTCTGATGATGAACTGAGCTGCATTTCGAACGACATGGACGAGGTAATGGCCGACAGGATGCTGGATGCCAGCCACAAGAAGATAAAGAGACTCCCAGTTCCAATCTGCTCCTTCACATACGTAGAGAAGCTGTACATCAGCAACAACAGGCTGAGGGAACTCCCGAATGAGTTTGAGCAACTGGTCAACTTAAAGATCTTAGCACTGGACTTTAACAAATTTGAAGATGTGCCTAAAGTTGTATGCAATATGCAGAACCTAACCCGGCTCTACCTTGGTAGCAATAGATTAATGACAATTCCTCCAGAGTTCAGGAATCTAGAAAACCTCAGGTGTCtatggatagagagcaactatttcagAAAATTTCCCAAACAGTTAATTAATATGCCCAGTCTGAAGTCGCTACAGATGGGGGACAACAAGCTAAAGTCTTTGCCAGAGGATCTGGTTAGGTTCATAAGCTTGCGTGGATTTTGGTTATATGGCAATAGATTCGAGGACTTCCCAAAGGTGCTACTGAAAATGGAATTTCTAGAAATCCTTGATGTGGACAAAAATAAACTCACCGAGTTCCCTAATATGGAGCACCTTTCAAGACTCAAACTGCTTTCCTACGACCATAATCCTGCCAAGCACCCACCAAAAGTGGCAGATGGCGTGACATTGGTGGGCGAAGGGGCAGAGGAACTACTGGCTGCCAGGGCTCAACAAAATGAAGAGAATGAGGAAAATGATGAGCTTCTGCATGGCATCCTCAAAAATGGCTCCACGGCGCTGGAAACGGAGGGCAGCTTCTCAGCTTTAGACTGTTCTCAAGAAGAGACATGA